The following are encoded together in the Verrucomicrobiia bacterium genome:
- a CDS encoding phage major capsid protein, translated as MMKTFEDTVIEGVESLRGQQAELVRNLDSLDKSVKNSFEELTRLKNQQADHAQLLASLKRTLAALERERSSVFKSREDAILNRITGNEEKREIMLGLLKKIAFPHAKLPEHVERALTGSDSGVGAATIPTAVAEDIYHLLAEYGVWAGFGVIRVPSRTVSIPVATARPAAYWIGAGSGAAEGTAITAGDFSGASLTLSLQTIGSLLHVSRELIQDAGVDVVSFVLRQIAQSVAGGLDWACISAAGATNQTDGGYTGIFEAAALNTNLKATAATGRVTVAQTKVDDWAKCLSTVSPAVLRRGGQWWMNPAILAKAMTVQDTTGRPIFISAIEAPSFGAIGRILGYPVVLSDAAPTTDAVNAKVAVFGDPQGLAVGVAQDMELEQTTALKFAENQVSIRATMRAGTRIKTTTGSTTLKPFAVLTLPAS; from the coding sequence ATGATGAAAACGTTTGAAGATACGGTGATTGAGGGTGTGGAGAGCTTGCGCGGTCAGCAGGCGGAGCTGGTGCGAAATCTGGATTCGCTGGACAAGAGCGTGAAGAACTCCTTTGAGGAGTTGACCCGACTCAAAAACCAGCAGGCGGATCACGCGCAATTGTTGGCGAGTTTGAAGCGGACGCTGGCGGCGCTGGAGCGGGAGCGGTCGAGTGTGTTCAAGAGCCGGGAGGATGCGATCCTGAATCGCATCACGGGGAATGAGGAGAAGCGCGAGATCATGCTGGGGCTGTTGAAAAAGATTGCCTTCCCGCACGCGAAACTGCCGGAGCATGTGGAGCGCGCGCTGACGGGCAGTGATTCCGGGGTGGGGGCGGCGACGATCCCGACGGCGGTGGCGGAGGACATCTACCATCTTCTGGCGGAGTATGGCGTGTGGGCGGGTTTCGGTGTGATCCGGGTGCCGTCGCGGACGGTGAGCATTCCGGTGGCGACGGCGCGGCCGGCGGCGTACTGGATCGGGGCCGGCTCGGGCGCGGCGGAGGGCACGGCGATCACGGCGGGGGACTTCAGCGGGGCCAGCCTGACGCTGAGCCTGCAGACGATTGGTTCACTGCTGCATGTGAGCCGGGAGTTGATCCAGGATGCGGGGGTGGACGTGGTGAGCTTTGTGCTGCGTCAGATCGCGCAGTCGGTGGCGGGCGGGCTGGATTGGGCCTGCATCTCGGCGGCCGGTGCGACGAATCAGACGGATGGCGGGTACACCGGGATTTTTGAAGCCGCTGCGTTGAACACCAACCTGAAGGCGACGGCGGCGACGGGCCGGGTGACGGTGGCGCAGACGAAGGTGGATGACTGGGCGAAGTGCTTGAGCACGGTGAGCCCGGCGGTGCTGCGGCGTGGGGGCCAATGGTGGATGAATCCTGCGATCCTGGCGAAGGCCATGACGGTGCAGGACACCACGGGGCGGCCGATCTTCATTTCGGCGATCGAGGCGCCGAGTTTTGGCGCGATTGGCCGGATCCTGGGTTACCCGGTTGTGCTGAGCGATGCCGCGCCGACGACGGATGCGGTCAATGCGAAGGTGGCGGTGTTCGGCGATCCGCAGGGGCTGGCGGTGGGCGTTGCTCAGGACATGGAGCTGGAGCAGACCACTGCGTTGAAGTTCGCGGAGAATCAGGTGAGCATCCGGGCGACGATGCGGGCTGGGACGCGGATCAAGACGACCACGGGCTCGACCACGTTGAAGCCGTTTGCGGTGCTGACGCTGCCGGCTTCGTAA
- a CDS encoding terminase family protein yields the protein MSSSGKVRSKKGAGGAVASPLELLLPYQRAWVEDGARFKIGCWARQTGKSFATAAEAVADCLARKTTWVCLSAGERQALEWMLKAREWAEAFKLAVADYAEIRDAAEALLKAAEIKWGNGSRLVAIPANPATARGYSANLVLDEFAFHESPDAIWRAIFPSIANPLKGEFKIRVVSTPNGRGNKFADLWENAEASGWRRHRCNIYEAAAAGLPVNVEELRRGLNDPEGWAQEFECEFLDSSAVLLSYELIAGCESVEAAEAQPAEFWELGARGRRLVMGLDFARKRDLSVAWTLELLGEQWITREVLVMQGLSTPEQVRLLEARLAAVELCCVDYTGPGVGLGDYLVHGFGEYRPDGHRWGKVELCNFSNLLKNEIFGKLRMAFEERRVRVPVSRAVREDLHSVQRVGLQGGGITYRAPHTADGHADRCTALALAARAAREVGRAIRLHAELV from the coding sequence ATGAGCAGCAGCGGAAAAGTGCGATCGAAGAAAGGCGCGGGTGGCGCGGTGGCCAGTCCGCTGGAGCTGCTGCTGCCGTACCAGCGCGCCTGGGTGGAGGATGGGGCGCGATTCAAGATTGGCTGCTGGGCGCGTCAGACGGGAAAGAGCTTTGCGACGGCGGCGGAGGCAGTGGCGGATTGCCTGGCGCGAAAGACGACCTGGGTTTGCCTGAGCGCGGGCGAGCGGCAGGCCCTGGAGTGGATGCTGAAGGCGCGGGAGTGGGCGGAGGCGTTCAAGCTGGCGGTGGCGGATTACGCGGAGATTCGGGACGCGGCGGAGGCGCTGCTGAAGGCGGCGGAGATCAAATGGGGCAATGGGAGCCGGTTGGTGGCGATCCCGGCGAATCCGGCCACGGCGCGCGGGTACAGCGCGAACTTGGTGCTGGATGAATTCGCGTTTCACGAGTCGCCGGATGCGATTTGGCGGGCGATTTTCCCGAGCATAGCCAATCCGTTGAAGGGCGAGTTCAAGATTCGAGTGGTGAGCACGCCGAATGGTCGGGGCAATAAATTCGCGGATTTGTGGGAGAATGCGGAGGCATCGGGCTGGCGGCGGCATCGCTGCAATATTTATGAAGCGGCGGCGGCGGGGCTGCCGGTGAATGTGGAGGAATTGCGGCGCGGGCTGAATGATCCGGAGGGCTGGGCGCAGGAATTTGAGTGTGAGTTTCTGGATTCGAGCGCGGTGCTCCTCAGCTATGAATTGATTGCGGGATGCGAAAGCGTGGAGGCTGCGGAGGCGCAGCCGGCGGAGTTTTGGGAGCTGGGCGCGCGCGGGCGGCGGCTGGTGATGGGGCTGGATTTCGCGCGGAAGCGAGATCTAAGTGTGGCCTGGACGCTGGAGCTGCTGGGGGAGCAATGGATCACGCGGGAGGTGCTGGTGATGCAGGGGCTGAGCACGCCGGAGCAGGTGCGGTTGCTGGAGGCGCGTTTGGCGGCGGTGGAGCTGTGCTGCGTGGATTATACCGGGCCGGGGGTGGGGCTGGGGGATTACCTGGTGCATGGGTTTGGCGAATACCGGCCCGATGGCCACAGGTGGGGGAAGGTGGAATTGTGCAATTTCAGCAATCTCTTGAAAAATGAGATTTTTGGGAAGTTGCGGATGGCTTTTGAGGAGCGGCGGGTGCGGGTGCCGGTGAGCCGGGCGGTGCGTGAGGATTTGCATTCGGTGCAGCGGGTGGGGCTGCAGGGGGGCGGGATCACGTACCGGGCGCCGCACACGGCGGATGGGCATGCGGATCGGTGCACGGCGCTGGCACTGGCGGCGCGGGCGGCGCGGGAGGTGGGGCGGGCGATCCGGTTGCACGCGGAGCTGGTGTGA
- a CDS encoding DUF3486 family protein, whose amino-acid sequence MSLNIKKRRGDAVLDKLAPEVQVELARFGEGHTLDETLVWLRERGVKISRTALANWLEGRRARELQERILRSIASGAEMMRQCEKEYGKNPAPSVEALIKLFRVLVMQLASAGAADPEFLRVAGPMMGQVLEAERLAVKRQELILEERRVAVLERRAAQADAAQGVVQDAGLSAEEKMQRMREIFGLSVK is encoded by the coding sequence GTGAGCTTGAACATCAAAAAGCGGCGCGGGGATGCGGTGCTGGACAAGCTGGCGCCGGAGGTGCAGGTGGAGCTGGCGCGTTTTGGCGAGGGGCACACGCTGGATGAAACTTTGGTGTGGCTGCGGGAGCGGGGGGTGAAGATTTCGCGCACGGCGCTGGCGAACTGGCTGGAGGGCCGGCGGGCGCGGGAGCTGCAGGAGCGGATCCTGCGGAGCATTGCGAGCGGCGCGGAGATGATGCGCCAGTGCGAAAAAGAGTACGGGAAAAACCCGGCACCGAGCGTGGAGGCGCTGATCAAGCTATTCAGGGTGCTGGTGATGCAGTTGGCCAGCGCGGGCGCGGCGGATCCCGAATTTTTGCGGGTGGCGGGGCCGATGATGGGGCAGGTGCTGGAGGCGGAGCGGCTGGCGGTGAAGCGGCAGGAGCTGATTTTGGAGGAGCGGCGGGTGGCGGTGCTGGAGCGGCGGGCGGCGCAGGCGGATGCGGCGCAGGGGGTGGTGCAGGATGCAGGGCTCAGCGCGGAGGAAAAGATGCAGCGGATGCGCGAGATTTTCGGGCTGAGCGTGAAGTGA
- a CDS encoding phage portal protein, protein MQTVSGVLQKGLAGGSQGEMSAKEKNGVLGVVQRAWGRLTGRSGAGSGGGSGSMAEFLMGLEPMVSGEVLARPFAESVWVQRAIKRVAGPIASVPLVLEPDSEELRAFWRAPARGMGFEELVEASVGWLKLTGEFFWIMDDSWLVPGAVRGPLIVARPDRMREVTDGESLIGWVFTDGRGWTHRLVPEQVVHVREWNPYSDFRGLSEMGAARLAAETDWLQSRFARHLAAANGDTGPIIIAKGGLPTQEQREMIVREFRAKRLANQRGDFRPIFMAGEIQIEDSRIKAPDAAFVQQRLGNRHEIFLAFGVPPSMADIQASYSVGSASDRYLLIEETCKPVAAKLARAISEVSRRIVGAEVRAEFDWDEHSTMQMVRRERIEVGMKLWSAGMPMQLINEYLELGLPEFEGWEVGYLPMGVVPASEVAAPETMPELDENRPAAAGGAGSAGAAGLMVRALRERAEARRCDCGCTLEAMRAARPQWREQMVRRRAWKKKFLGRIGRELMRARAEVLAKLERELGPEGRGPGAGAGAGAVRAVAAELMFDLKNFREGLVVGLKPLWQSCLGTAGREGWEELQKDGGAFALPPEPVLEFLRGRENRISGAAQNIFEQIKAQLEAGLEAGETLSELSDRVRAAFNEVGRGRAEVIAITETNVCFGQGRELGMKQAGVKWKKWLTSGASNVRPSHRELDGMVVGMDEVFPNGCRFPGDPDGPAAEVINCHCTHVAASEEGAGGEEEEEA, encoded by the coding sequence ATGCAAACGGTTTCCGGCGTTTTGCAAAAGGGTCTGGCGGGTGGATCACAAGGTGAAATGAGCGCCAAAGAGAAAAATGGGGTTTTGGGGGTGGTGCAGCGGGCCTGGGGCCGGTTGACGGGGCGGAGCGGGGCCGGGTCGGGGGGCGGATCTGGTTCGATGGCGGAATTTTTGATGGGGTTGGAGCCCATGGTTTCGGGGGAGGTGCTGGCGCGGCCCTTTGCGGAGAGCGTGTGGGTGCAGCGGGCGATCAAACGGGTGGCGGGGCCGATTGCGTCGGTGCCGCTGGTGCTGGAGCCGGACAGTGAGGAGCTGCGGGCTTTTTGGCGGGCGCCGGCGCGGGGGATGGGGTTTGAGGAGCTGGTGGAGGCCAGCGTGGGCTGGCTGAAACTCACTGGGGAATTTTTCTGGATCATGGATGATTCCTGGCTGGTGCCGGGGGCGGTGCGCGGGCCGCTGATTGTGGCGCGGCCGGATAGGATGCGGGAGGTGACGGATGGGGAGTCGTTGATTGGCTGGGTGTTCACGGATGGGAGAGGGTGGACGCACCGGCTGGTGCCGGAGCAGGTGGTGCATGTGCGTGAGTGGAATCCGTACAGTGACTTTCGTGGGCTGAGTGAGATGGGGGCGGCGCGGCTGGCGGCGGAGACAGACTGGCTGCAGTCGAGGTTTGCGCGGCACCTGGCGGCGGCGAATGGGGACACGGGGCCGATCATCATTGCGAAGGGCGGGCTGCCCACGCAGGAGCAGCGGGAGATGATCGTGCGGGAATTTCGGGCCAAGCGATTGGCCAATCAGCGGGGAGATTTTCGGCCGATTTTCATGGCGGGGGAGATTCAGATTGAAGATTCGCGGATCAAGGCGCCGGATGCGGCTTTTGTGCAGCAGCGGCTGGGCAATCGGCACGAGATATTTTTGGCGTTTGGGGTGCCGCCGAGCATGGCGGACATCCAGGCCAGCTACTCCGTGGGCAGCGCGAGCGACAGGTATCTTCTGATCGAGGAAACCTGCAAGCCGGTGGCGGCGAAACTGGCGCGGGCAATTAGTGAAGTGAGCCGGCGGATTGTTGGGGCCGAGGTGCGGGCGGAGTTTGACTGGGATGAGCACAGCACGATGCAGATGGTGCGGCGGGAGCGGATTGAGGTGGGGATGAAATTGTGGTCGGCGGGCATGCCGATGCAATTGATCAATGAGTACCTGGAGCTGGGCCTGCCGGAGTTTGAGGGCTGGGAGGTTGGCTACCTGCCGATGGGAGTGGTGCCGGCGTCGGAGGTGGCGGCGCCGGAGACGATGCCGGAGCTGGATGAGAATCGTCCGGCGGCGGCGGGCGGCGCGGGCAGCGCGGGCGCAGCGGGGTTGATGGTGCGGGCGCTGCGGGAGCGGGCGGAGGCGCGGCGGTGCGATTGTGGGTGCACGCTTGAGGCCATGCGCGCGGCGCGCCCGCAATGGCGGGAGCAGATGGTGCGGCGCCGGGCCTGGAAGAAAAAGTTCCTGGGGAGGATTGGCCGGGAGTTGATGCGGGCGCGGGCGGAGGTGCTGGCGAAGCTGGAGCGTGAGCTGGGGCCCGAGGGCCGCGGGCCGGGCGCGGGCGCAGGCGCGGGCGCGGTGCGGGCGGTGGCGGCGGAGTTGATGTTTGATCTGAAGAATTTCAGGGAGGGTTTGGTTGTGGGACTGAAGCCGCTGTGGCAATCGTGCCTGGGGACGGCGGGGCGCGAGGGGTGGGAGGAGTTGCAGAAAGATGGTGGGGCTTTTGCGCTGCCGCCGGAGCCGGTGCTGGAGTTTTTGCGGGGCCGTGAAAACCGGATTTCAGGGGCGGCGCAGAACATTTTCGAGCAGATTAAAGCTCAATTGGAGGCGGGGCTGGAGGCTGGAGAGACATTGAGCGAGCTGAGTGATCGGGTGCGGGCGGCTTTCAATGAGGTGGGGCGCGGGCGGGCGGAGGTGATCGCGATTACGGAGACGAATGTGTGCTTTGGCCAGGGGCGCGAGCTGGGGATGAAACAGGCCGGGGTGAAGTGGAAAAAGTGGCTGACGAGTGGAGCCTCCAATGTGAGGCCGAGTCATCGTGAACTGGATGGGATGGTGGTGGGGATGGATGAGGTATTCCCGAATGGTTGCAGATTTCCGGGAGATCCGGACGGGCCGGCGGCGGAAGTGATTAACTGCCATTGCACCCATGTGGCGGCGAGCGAAGAGGGCGCGGGCGGAGAAGAAGAGGAGGAAGCATGA